A stretch of the Bacillus sp. B-jedd genome encodes the following:
- a CDS encoding glycosyltransferase, with protein MINTEEFRDIQPFFFTEEEWREFENLHSRPVHHKKTKIDPVNTVVIYPPTIDWHWMKQRPQHLMMQFARHGFEVMYCNKTQSDQKDEEISPNLTLIQNNRRLIKEILPTLKRNGKQILLWVSWSKLYPFIDQYSPDFIIYDYLDDIPEWDPYLESMAAKSCLIVASAKILEDKITAKFPGKPYLFVPNGCKLSDFQKRSIPPPKRPKELRNIDGPILGFIGAWAHWVDTALMEKVASAFPEATICIIGVEYAAEVDLTIPNYLYLGYKDYKKLPRYLAHFDVCLLPFKLNSITLAADPIKIYEYLASGKPVVTTDLPELRRNPFVKIGTDTESFIRHIDEILTVKKPLNRKEVNRWLKKNTWKARYKTIENKLLDL; from the coding sequence TTGATAAATACTGAAGAATTCAGGGATATTCAACCCTTTTTCTTTACAGAGGAAGAATGGAGGGAATTTGAAAATCTGCATTCCCGCCCTGTTCATCATAAAAAAACTAAAATAGATCCCGTGAATACAGTCGTCATTTATCCTCCAACCATTGATTGGCATTGGATGAAACAGCGGCCCCAGCATCTCATGATGCAATTTGCGAGGCATGGCTTTGAAGTGATGTATTGCAATAAAACCCAGAGCGACCAAAAGGATGAGGAAATATCCCCGAATCTGACTCTAATCCAAAACAACCGAAGGCTGATAAAGGAAATATTACCTACCCTCAAGAGGAATGGGAAACAGATTCTGCTTTGGGTATCATGGTCCAAACTCTACCCTTTCATTGACCAATATAGCCCCGACTTTATTATCTATGACTATCTTGATGACATTCCAGAGTGGGACCCGTATTTAGAAAGCATGGCCGCAAAAAGCTGCCTAATCGTTGCCAGCGCTAAAATTTTAGAAGATAAAATTACGGCCAAGTTTCCCGGGAAGCCTTACCTATTTGTTCCTAACGGCTGTAAATTATCCGATTTCCAAAAACGTTCTATTCCCCCTCCGAAGAGGCCGAAAGAATTGAGGAATATTGACGGACCCATCCTCGGTTTCATTGGGGCATGGGCACACTGGGTTGATACAGCCCTGATGGAAAAGGTGGCCAGTGCCTTTCCCGAGGCCACTATTTGCATTATTGGAGTTGAATATGCCGCAGAGGTCGACTTAACGATTCCCAACTATCTTTATTTAGGCTATAAGGATTATAAAAAGCTTCCCCGGTATTTAGCCCATTTTGACGTATGCTTACTCCCCTTCAAGCTGAACTCGATTACACTCGCTGCTGACCCAATAAAGATTTATGAATACCTTGCCAGCGGAAAACCAGTCGTAACCACGGACCTTCCAGAACTGCGGAGGAACCCTTTTGTAAAAATTGGGACAGACACAGAATCCTTCATTCGTCACATAGATGAAATATTAACGGTAAAAAAACCTTTAAACAGAAAGGAAGTCAATCGGTGGCTGAAAAAAAACACTTGGAAAGCACGATATAAAACAATTGAAAACAAGCTGCTTGATTTATGA
- a CDS encoding DsbA family protein → MMCDLTTGICGEAGRDEIEMINFNQLRKTVELYYVTDPICSHCWALEPTLRRFLEQYGHYFNVHTVMGGLLEKWHGGPIDPANGIIGPADVAGHWREVGEHYRMPIDGSLMIDNPVQSSYPPSRMFKVIQKHHGDKLASAYLRRSREELFAFNQNIAEKSVMIKTANDLGLDGKAIVYEAEQTVGQELLDEDFQLAARLGVRGFPTIIMVNEENKGVKITGNRSLDYYVDGLKQMLPSEQLQPIEQPRLSALLEKEKLLFSKEIEVMYDIEKIQVQAFIEKELSLSSYQSDELLGEVYITLAK, encoded by the coding sequence ATGATGTGTGATTTAACGACGGGTATTTGCGGAGAGGCAGGCAGGGATGAGATAGAGATGATTAATTTTAATCAATTGCGAAAAACAGTCGAATTGTATTATGTAACGGATCCAATCTGTTCGCATTGCTGGGCGCTTGAGCCGACACTCCGCAGGTTCCTGGAGCAATATGGCCACTATTTCAACGTTCATACCGTTATGGGAGGACTGCTTGAGAAGTGGCATGGCGGTCCGATTGATCCGGCTAACGGCATTATTGGCCCTGCTGACGTCGCCGGCCACTGGAGGGAAGTAGGTGAGCATTACCGCATGCCGATTGACGGATCCCTGATGATCGACAACCCGGTCCAATCTTCCTACCCACCATCCCGCATGTTTAAAGTGATTCAAAAACATCATGGCGATAAACTGGCCTCAGCCTATTTAAGGCGTTCAAGGGAAGAGTTGTTTGCCTTTAATCAAAATATCGCAGAGAAATCAGTCATGATCAAGACCGCTAATGACCTCGGGCTTGATGGAAAAGCGATTGTCTATGAAGCGGAGCAGACAGTCGGACAGGAACTGTTGGATGAAGATTTTCAACTTGCAGCCCGCCTAGGAGTCAGGGGATTCCCAACCATCATCATGGTGAATGAGGAAAATAAAGGAGTCAAAATCACCGGCAATCGTTCGCTTGACTATTATGTTGACGGCTTGAAACAGATGCTCCCTTCTGAACAGCTGCAGCCAATCGAGCAGCCTCGCCTTTCTGCCTTGCTTGAAAAGGAAAAGCTGCTGTTTTCAAAAGAAATCGAAGTCATGTATGACATTGAAAAAATACAAGTGCAAGCTTTTATAGAAAAAGAACTTTCACTAAGCAGTTATCAATCTGATGAACTGCTCGGTGAAGTGTATATTACTTTAGCAAAATAG
- a CDS encoding LysE family translocator, whose translation MNDFLTFFLLSLFVVMSPGIDTALITKRTISGGQKDGYKMALGITTGSLVHTVAAAFGLSAILMQSAVAFEIVKTVGALYLIYLGISSFITRRKNNENAHEAKKGSAFKQGLLSNVLNPKVAMFFLTFLPQFVRPGGETTQQLLMMGVIYTILSIGWFFVYVFFINFLRDWLMSPKVQSVMDKVTGIVLIGFGLKLALDRQQ comes from the coding sequence ATGAATGATTTTCTGACTTTTTTTCTTCTTTCACTGTTTGTTGTCATGAGTCCAGGAATTGATACGGCGCTCATAACGAAAAGAACGATTTCCGGCGGACAGAAGGATGGATATAAGATGGCTTTGGGCATCACAACCGGCTCGCTCGTCCACACCGTTGCCGCCGCGTTCGGCCTTTCTGCCATTCTGATGCAGTCGGCTGTCGCGTTTGAAATTGTGAAGACAGTCGGAGCACTGTACTTAATTTATCTCGGGATTTCATCCTTTATCACACGCCGGAAGAATAATGAAAATGCCCACGAAGCCAAAAAGGGCTCGGCATTCAAGCAAGGGCTTCTGTCCAACGTCCTCAATCCGAAAGTAGCGATGTTTTTTCTTACATTCCTGCCTCAATTCGTCCGTCCCGGCGGTGAAACTACCCAGCAGCTGCTTATGATGGGCGTCATTTATACCATTCTCTCGATTGGTTGGTTTTTTGTTTATGTCTTTTTCATCAATTTCCTCCGTGACTGGCTCATGTCCCCTAAAGTCCAAAGTGTGATGGACAAAGTGACCGGAATTGTATTAATTGGGTTTGGGCTGAAGCTGGCATTGGATAGACAACAATAA
- a CDS encoding GT-D fold domain-containing protein: MYQGDHLLTLHYAEEIMERWRQAIDQGIPHSFLRLGDCEVAVCAQNFLVPELNEKHPIAHNPSYCGVKYPNLEAKERLIESLRNADILGLLVHEDWYFYPLSSMILSFYDIKPKDFAYAFANAYIAKSKQFYDMFKNDKILLIGNKSEQYKDVLEKRYGFTDIQGTLMVNGFSSVSEVCEKMKTFDFDITFISASVPAKLLADHAKKMGRVGIDFGSGFDTAIQADKHGLHAWEFDGFAKNYS; encoded by the coding sequence ATGTATCAAGGGGACCATCTACTTACTCTCCACTATGCAGAAGAAATAATGGAGCGCTGGAGGCAGGCAATCGATCAGGGCATACCCCATTCTTTCCTTAGGCTCGGTGATTGTGAAGTGGCAGTGTGCGCACAGAATTTCCTTGTGCCGGAATTGAATGAAAAACACCCGATTGCACACAACCCTTCCTACTGCGGAGTAAAATATCCGAATTTGGAAGCGAAGGAAAGGTTGATTGAATCGTTGCGGAATGCTGATATTCTTGGACTGCTCGTCCATGAAGATTGGTATTTTTACCCGTTGAGTTCGATGATTCTGTCTTTTTATGATATCAAACCAAAGGATTTCGCTTATGCTTTTGCCAATGCTTATATAGCAAAAAGCAAACAGTTTTATGACATGTTTAAAAACGATAAAATCCTTTTGATTGGAAACAAAAGCGAACAATACAAAGATGTCCTCGAAAAGCGATATGGTTTTACAGATATACAGGGGACTTTAATGGTAAACGGGTTTTCCTCCGTCTCTGAAGTTTGTGAAAAAATGAAGACATTTGATTTTGATATCACGTTTATATCCGCAAGTGTTCCTGCAAAGTTACTTGCAGACCATGCGAAGAAAATGGGCCGTGTCGGCATTGACTTTGGTTCTGGATTTGATACGGCCATCCAAGCTGACAAGCATGGCCTTCATGCATGGGAATTTGACGGGTTTGCCAAAAATTACAGTTGA
- a CDS encoding TetR/AcrR family transcriptional regulator, whose product MTETRTDPRILRTRKLIMDSFIELSGKKEFKDITVKDITTEAMINRATFYYHFEDIYDLLDKVLSEVLLINLNCAAFEENELNEESIKKIFVAITAFQGSLSTRCHRGYEDTIARIIREQLEIIFCKMLSNRDNSEFDDAIKRTAVILSWGIFGASVEWRKSGKAVSPEEFIQPVIPFILSGITRSL is encoded by the coding sequence ATGACGGAAACCAGGACTGATCCAAGAATACTGCGCACCCGTAAATTGATTATGGACTCTTTTATCGAACTTTCGGGCAAAAAGGAATTCAAAGATATCACCGTAAAAGATATCACCACCGAGGCGATGATTAATCGCGCGACATTTTATTACCATTTCGAAGATATATACGATTTACTTGATAAGGTTTTATCGGAAGTATTGTTGATTAACTTGAACTGTGCGGCTTTTGAAGAAAATGAATTGAATGAAGAATCGATTAAGAAGATTTTTGTGGCCATCACGGCTTTCCAAGGGAGCTTGTCCACCCGTTGCCATCGAGGATACGAAGACACAATTGCCAGGATTATCAGGGAACAGCTTGAAATCATTTTTTGCAAAATGCTATCAAATAGGGATAACTCAGAATTTGATGACGCCATAAAAAGAACGGCTGTTATCCTTAGCTGGGGCATTTTCGGGGCATCGGTCGAATGGAGAAAAAGCGGGAAGGCTGTATCGCCTGAAGAATTTATCCAACCCGTGATTCCTTTTATCCTGTCCGGAATCACACGGTCTCTATAA
- a CDS encoding nitroreductase family protein, with amino-acid sequence MISTEQTLSAVIRDRRSVRKYDPSFKISDGEIIDILQEATLAPSSSNLQPWKFLIIKDEETKKELRGIAYNQEQVETASAVIAVLGDTEMYRNAEKVYSSAYEAGYMDEATMARMIENTNRTYPNAPRENRENIASYDAGLVSMQLMLIAKARGYDTVPMGGFNKAQFTERFEIDERYTPIVLIALGKAAAPGHPTTRLSIEDVVQFV; translated from the coding sequence ATGATTAGTACTGAACAAACACTTTCCGCGGTTATCCGTGACCGCCGCTCTGTCCGTAAATACGATCCTTCTTTCAAAATTTCTGATGGGGAAATTATCGATATTTTGCAGGAAGCAACATTGGCTCCGTCTTCGAGCAACCTGCAGCCTTGGAAATTTCTCATTATTAAAGATGAAGAAACAAAAAAGGAACTTCGCGGAATTGCTTATAACCAGGAGCAGGTCGAGACAGCTTCAGCTGTCATTGCCGTGCTTGGCGATACTGAAATGTACCGTAACGCCGAAAAAGTTTACAGCAGCGCCTATGAAGCGGGCTATATGGATGAAGCGACGATGGCTCGCATGATTGAAAACACCAATCGCACTTATCCGAATGCTCCCCGTGAGAATAGGGAAAACATCGCCTCCTACGATGCCGGCCTCGTATCCATGCAGCTGATGCTAATCGCAAAAGCGCGTGGCTATGATACGGTGCCGATGGGCGGATTCAATAAAGCCCAGTTTACAGAAAGATTCGAAATTGACGAGCGCTACACTCCGATTGTGTTGATCGCGCTCGGGAAAGCGGCGGCTCCAGGACATCCGACAACCCGATTGTCGATTGAGGATGTCGTCCAGTTCGTATAG
- a CDS encoding phosphate acyltransferase: MRYSNFTEVIEEAMKRRPIRMSVAAAQDLAVLEAVKGAAGLGIIEPILIGDSSQIVQLAGLMDFPLKQTEVIHALTEEEAAFKAAKIASDGGSQAIMKGQVNSTHFLKGVLHKELDLKIGRIFSHLSAFEIPGTESLLFMTDGGINIAPDFNQKKQIVLNAIEFLSQIGMDSPRTAILAANELVMDAMPVTCEATRLVKEIKAMADIPIEGPLPLDLAISKESLQHKGIDSELDGKADLLIVPTIEAGNIFGKAITYYAHGTMAGIVLGAKVPLVLNSRSDSAKAKLASIALAVVAASNAAIPV; this comes from the coding sequence ATGCGATACAGTAATTTTACTGAGGTTATCGAGGAGGCCATGAAGAGAAGGCCTATCAGGATGAGTGTGGCGGCGGCGCAAGATTTGGCGGTGCTGGAGGCTGTGAAGGGTGCGGCCGGCCTTGGCATTATTGAGCCCATTTTAATAGGGGATTCCTCGCAAATCGTCCAGCTTGCCGGGCTGATGGACTTTCCCCTTAAACAAACGGAGGTCATCCACGCGCTGACTGAGGAGGAAGCGGCGTTCAAAGCGGCGAAAATCGCCAGTGACGGCGGCTCCCAGGCAATCATGAAAGGACAAGTGAACAGTACACATTTTCTGAAAGGTGTTTTGCATAAGGAGTTGGACCTAAAGATAGGCAGGATTTTCAGCCATTTGTCAGCCTTTGAGATTCCCGGAACCGAGTCGCTCCTGTTTATGACGGATGGAGGCATCAATATCGCGCCTGACTTCAATCAAAAGAAGCAGATCGTCCTTAACGCCATCGAGTTTCTCAGCCAAATCGGAATGGACAGCCCACGCACGGCGATTCTCGCTGCGAACGAATTGGTGATGGATGCGATGCCGGTTACGTGCGAGGCAACCAGGCTCGTCAAGGAAATAAAAGCAATGGCGGACATACCGATTGAAGGCCCGTTGCCGCTTGACCTGGCGATCAGCAAGGAGTCGCTCCAACATAAAGGAATCGACAGCGAGCTTGACGGCAAAGCCGATTTGCTGATTGTGCCAACAATTGAAGCCGGGAATATTTTTGGCAAGGCGATTACCTATTACGCACATGGGACGATGGCGGGCATCGTTCTCGGCGCAAAAGTGCCGCTCGTTCTCAATTCGCGATCCGACTCGGCAAAGGCGAAGCTTGCCTCGATTGCGCTTGCGGTTGTAGCAGCTTCGAACGCAGCGATTCCGGTATGA
- a CDS encoding sulfite exporter TauE/SafE family protein produces MDITLFSVLALGFILGIKHAVEPDHVIAVSTIASQSKKLWQASLAGVFWGIGHTATLFLIGILLIFLKEDISDKWSMSLEFLVGIMLVYLGAVSMLSIRKKSRANQPGSSERNWSKKGAYLKSLLIGTIHGLAGSAAMVLLTMSTVNSIWHGALFILIFGVGTVAGMLFFTTVIGIPFILSLNRFTLSSGLVLTTGALSAIFGIYYMYNLGFNEGLFSMWV; encoded by the coding sequence ATGGATATTACACTGTTTTCGGTATTGGCATTGGGGTTTATTTTGGGCATTAAGCATGCAGTCGAGCCTGATCATGTCATCGCTGTTTCAACAATCGCAAGCCAGAGCAAGAAGCTGTGGCAAGCCTCACTCGCAGGCGTTTTTTGGGGCATCGGCCACACAGCGACTCTCTTTCTCATTGGCATTCTCTTAATCTTCTTAAAAGAAGATATTTCCGATAAATGGTCAATGTCCCTCGAGTTCCTTGTCGGCATTATGCTCGTTTATCTCGGTGCAGTCAGCATGCTATCCATCCGAAAAAAAAGCCGCGCCAATCAGCCGGGCTCCTCTGAAAGAAATTGGAGCAAAAAAGGGGCATATCTCAAATCATTGCTGATCGGAACCATCCATGGTTTGGCTGGAAGCGCGGCGATGGTTCTTCTTACGATGAGCACCGTAAACTCCATCTGGCATGGCGCCCTTTTCATCCTGATTTTCGGCGTCGGGACGGTCGCAGGCATGCTCTTTTTCACCACAGTCATCGGAATCCCATTTATTTTAAGCCTCAATCGTTTCACCTTGAGCAGCGGTCTCGTTTTAACAACAGGCGCACTCAGCGCCATATTCGGAATCTACTATATGTACAACCTTGGGTTTAATGAAGGCCTGTTCAGTATGTGGGTGTAG
- the buk gene encoding butyrate kinase has translation MAHTILAINPGSTSTKLAIYRDTALLFAKTIRHGDEELSGFHKITDQIPFRLHAVKEFMEESGLQADELSAVAGRGGLLKPLQSGTYEVCVEMLKDAKSCIYGEHASNLGSILAFEIAHNAGIPAFIVDPVGVDEFVPEARLSGFAGIERKSQLHALNIKAVSRKIASRLGWQLEEVNFVAVHLGAGISVAAHRRGKLIDVNNADNEGPFSPERAGTLPLKQLISLCYTGKYTENELVGLLTRRGGVSSYLGTKSILEAEERAQNGDAEAELVLKAMVHQIAKEIGAMAAVLDGEVDGIILTGGLARSGYIIERVKKKVAFLGKVFVVPGEEELEALAAGVLRVLNGKEFALSYTKKAASHA, from the coding sequence ATGGCGCATACTATACTTGCAATCAATCCAGGCTCGACATCGACGAAGCTGGCAATCTATCGGGATACGGCGCTTCTTTTTGCAAAAACAATCAGGCATGGTGACGAAGAACTGAGCGGGTTTCATAAAATAACGGATCAAATTCCCTTCCGGCTGCATGCTGTAAAAGAGTTTATGGAGGAGAGCGGGTTGCAGGCAGATGAACTTTCGGCGGTTGCCGGAAGGGGCGGATTGCTGAAGCCGCTCCAGAGCGGGACGTACGAGGTGTGCGTAGAGATGCTAAAGGACGCAAAGTCGTGCATTTATGGCGAGCATGCTTCAAACCTTGGTTCAATCCTAGCCTTTGAGATTGCCCACAATGCCGGGATCCCGGCGTTCATCGTCGATCCGGTCGGGGTGGATGAATTCGTTCCGGAGGCGCGTCTGTCCGGTTTTGCCGGAATTGAACGGAAAAGCCAGCTGCATGCCTTGAATATTAAGGCTGTTTCGCGCAAAATCGCTTCGCGGCTCGGATGGCAGTTGGAAGAAGTAAATTTCGTTGCCGTTCATCTTGGCGCGGGCATTTCGGTCGCCGCCCATAGGAGGGGTAAGTTGATCGATGTCAACAATGCGGACAATGAAGGGCCGTTTTCGCCTGAACGGGCTGGAACGCTGCCGTTAAAGCAGCTGATCAGTCTTTGTTATACAGGCAAATATACAGAAAATGAATTGGTCGGACTTTTGACGAGAAGAGGAGGTGTAAGCTCATATCTTGGCACGAAAAGTATCCTTGAAGCAGAGGAGCGGGCGCAAAATGGAGATGCTGAAGCAGAGCTTGTGCTGAAGGCGATGGTCCACCAGATTGCAAAAGAAATCGGGGCGATGGCCGCTGTGCTGGACGGTGAAGTGGACGGGATTATTTTGACAGGCGGACTGGCCCGCTCCGGCTATATTATTGAGCGGGTCAAGAAGAAGGTCGCTTTTCTTGGCAAAGTGTTTGTCGTACCCGGGGAAGAGGAACTGGAAGCTTTGGCGGCTGGAGTGCTGAGGGTGCTGAACGGAAAAGAATTTGCATTGAGCTATACGAAGAAAGCCGCTTCGCATGCTTGA
- a CDS encoding DUF4023 domain-containing protein, with protein sequence MDNTHKFVEKLHEKQRKDEKNKKRQGNGHPSEQLPNKQH encoded by the coding sequence ATGGATAACACGCATAAGTTTGTTGAGAAGCTTCATGAGAAGCAAAGGAAAGACGAAAAGAACAAAAAGCGCCAAGGAAACGGCCATCCGAGCGAGCAGCTGCCGAACAAGCAGCACTAA
- a CDS encoding amino acid permease, translating into MGNIHHEQEGLKRALSSRHIQLIALGGAIGVGLFYGSSATIKLAGPAVVLSYLIGGIVIFTIMRALGEMAVAEPVSGSFSSYANRYLGPFAGYLTGWTYWFMWVVVGMAEITVVGVYVNYWFPDIPQWVSALAALVVITVINLANVKAFGEFEFWFAMIKVVAIIGMLLAGLAIILFGFGNGGEAVGFSNLWAHGGFAPNGLTGILLSLVMVMFSFGGVELVGITAGEAENPQRTIPKAINSLIWRILIFYIGALGVMMILFPWNKVGSEGSPFVQIFESIGIPGAAHIINFVVLTAALSAFNSGLFSTGRMLYNLSLQNNGPKFFGKLNGASTPSRGILFSSFFLLVAVFLNYIVPEKVFIYISAVATVAVITSWTIILLTQLKFRKARSREEVGSLAFKLPLYPFSSWFALAFLAMVIVLMAFIEGMRVALLVAPVWYVILYIGYRMKRS; encoded by the coding sequence ATGGGAAACATCCATCATGAGCAAGAAGGATTAAAACGGGCGCTAAGCAGCAGGCACATCCAGCTGATTGCCCTAGGCGGGGCAATTGGTGTCGGCTTGTTTTACGGTTCAAGCGCGACCATTAAATTGGCGGGGCCGGCAGTCGTGCTCTCATATTTGATTGGCGGCATTGTTATTTTTACAATCATGCGTGCGCTCGGAGAAATGGCGGTGGCCGAACCGGTTTCCGGCTCGTTCAGTTCCTATGCGAACCGGTATTTAGGCCCTTTCGCCGGCTACCTGACCGGCTGGACATATTGGTTCATGTGGGTCGTCGTCGGCATGGCCGAAATTACGGTCGTCGGAGTTTACGTGAATTACTGGTTCCCCGATATCCCGCAGTGGGTGAGTGCCCTGGCCGCGCTCGTCGTTATTACGGTTATTAATCTTGCTAACGTTAAAGCATTCGGCGAATTCGAGTTTTGGTTTGCGATGATTAAAGTGGTGGCGATTATTGGCATGTTGCTTGCCGGGCTGGCCATCATCCTTTTCGGCTTCGGGAACGGAGGGGAAGCAGTCGGCTTTTCGAATCTATGGGCACATGGCGGATTTGCACCGAACGGTTTGACCGGCATCTTGCTGTCGCTCGTCATGGTCATGTTTTCGTTTGGCGGCGTCGAGCTGGTCGGGATTACGGCGGGGGAAGCTGAAAATCCTCAGCGGACGATTCCAAAGGCGATTAACAGCTTGATTTGGCGAATCCTTATTTTCTATATCGGCGCCCTTGGCGTCATGATGATTCTTTTTCCATGGAACAAAGTCGGTTCAGAAGGCAGCCCGTTCGTCCAGATTTTTGAAAGCATCGGCATCCCTGGCGCAGCGCATATCATAAACTTTGTTGTGCTCACCGCCGCCCTGTCTGCATTCAACAGCGGTTTGTTCAGCACTGGACGGATGTTGTACAACCTTTCTTTGCAAAATAACGGCCCGAAATTTTTTGGCAAATTAAATGGGGCAAGCACGCCGAGCCGAGGAATTTTGTTCTCGTCGTTTTTCTTGCTTGTCGCGGTCTTTCTGAATTACATCGTTCCTGAAAAAGTGTTCATTTATATCTCTGCTGTAGCCACAGTGGCGGTTATCACAAGCTGGACGATTATTCTTTTGACCCAGCTGAAGTTCAGGAAAGCCCGGAGCAGGGAAGAAGTCGGTTCACTTGCATTCAAACTGCCCTTGTATCCATTTTCCTCGTGGTTCGCACTGGCGTTCCTCGCGATGGTTATCGTTCTGATGGCGTTTATTGAAGGGATGCGGGTGGCTTTATTGGTCGCCCCGGTGTGGTACGTGATTCTGTATATTGGGTATCGAATGAAGAGAAGTTAA
- a CDS encoding hemolysin family protein, giving the protein MVFEILILVILILINAFFAASEIAFISLNDNKIRLMAENGDKKAQLLDNFLSEPSRFLATIQVGITLAGFMASAFAGKSFAGRLGAFLKEAGVPLSQSLLESLSLIIITLVLSYFTLVLGELVPKRLALQKAEPIAFFAVKPLIILSKITSPFGKLLTVSMNGIVRLFGIDPNAQEDDVTEEEIRMMVDVGKEKGAIAEAEKIMINNVFEFNNKTVSDIMTHRTNISALPADSTLSGTVSVVRNEKYTRFPVYDGHIDNIVGILHAKDLLQFIESRSKEEFSLKSLTREPFFVLESQRIDHLFKDMQTNNIHMAVAIDEYGGTDGIVTIEDVIEEIVGNIFDEYDEPGPDDIEYIMIDEKTYLINGRTNLYEVEQLLKVDLPLNEYDTLSGFVIGHLGYIPSALEQHSFVHQNVMFTVEEMDDRRIKKVRADILDGETLVDVEE; this is encoded by the coding sequence ATGGTGTTTGAAATTCTCATCCTAGTTATTTTGATTCTAATTAATGCTTTTTTTGCCGCATCGGAAATTGCCTTTATCTCTTTAAATGATAATAAAATCAGATTAATGGCGGAAAACGGTGATAAAAAGGCACAATTGCTTGATAACTTTCTATCAGAACCGAGCCGCTTCCTCGCGACCATTCAAGTGGGCATTACGCTGGCCGGCTTCATGGCGAGTGCTTTTGCCGGAAAAAGCTTTGCTGGCAGGCTTGGTGCGTTCTTGAAGGAAGCTGGCGTTCCGCTTTCGCAGAGTCTCCTTGAATCGCTGTCGCTAATTATCATTACGCTCGTCCTGTCTTATTTCACCCTTGTCCTCGGCGAGCTTGTCCCGAAGCGGCTTGCTCTCCAGAAGGCCGAACCGATTGCTTTTTTTGCCGTCAAGCCTTTGATTATCCTGTCAAAAATCACCTCGCCCTTCGGTAAATTGCTGACGGTTTCCATGAATGGAATTGTCCGCCTGTTCGGAATCGACCCGAATGCACAGGAAGATGATGTAACAGAAGAGGAAATTCGGATGATGGTTGATGTGGGGAAGGAAAAAGGGGCAATTGCGGAAGCTGAAAAAATCATGATCAATAATGTGTTTGAATTTAATAACAAAACAGTTTCGGATATTATGACCCACCGGACGAATATTTCCGCCCTTCCGGCTGATTCAACTTTGAGCGGGACCGTCAGCGTGGTAAGAAATGAGAAGTATACCCGTTTCCCGGTTTACGACGGCCATATTGACAATATCGTTGGCATTCTCCATGCGAAAGACCTTCTTCAATTCATTGAAAGCCGGTCTAAAGAGGAGTTCAGCCTGAAAAGTCTGACCCGTGAGCCGTTTTTCGTGCTTGAGTCACAGCGCATCGATCATTTGTTCAAGGATATGCAGACAAATAATATCCATATGGCGGTCGCGATTGATGAATATGGCGGTACGGACGGAATCGTCACAATTGAAGATGTCATCGAGGAAATCGTCGGCAATATTTTCGACGAATACGATGAACCTGGACCCGATGATATAGAATATATTATGATCGATGAGAAAACGTATTTAATTAACGGCCGGACTAATTTATACGAGGTCGAACAGCTTTTAAAGGTGGATCTGCCGCTCAATGAGTATGATACGCTCAGCGGATTTGTCATCGGACATCTCGGTTACATCCCGAGCGCGCTTGAGCAGCATTCTTTCGTACATCAGAATGTCATGTTCACTGTAGAGGAAATGGACGACAGGCGCATTAAGAAGGTCCGGGCCGATATTCTGGACGGGGAAACGCTCGTTGATGTTGAAGAATAA